A single window of Kitasatospora sp. HUAS MG31 DNA harbors:
- a CDS encoding helix-turn-helix domain-containing protein — protein MRRRPPTPTPVPFSPAAARAHRAGLGLTPDQVAEGMAAHGVRLLSSHVLGWEAGEIRPTEEEFIALSRALWCQPASLMGTRPASLRDFRVARELSADQAARRIGVSLQVYEQAEATGRWTGDEDQTYALAHGLGIGLRDLVRVTDRQAELDGVLKRAVEGRWQAQLTPLARLVPAPADALSAALAALQNEYLVPTHWGSATPAADRTPRTPHAERFWELLAAEESDIPV, from the coding sequence ATGCGACGTAGACCGCCCACCCCCACCCCGGTGCCGTTCTCCCCGGCGGCGGCCCGCGCCCACCGCGCCGGGCTCGGCCTGACGCCGGACCAGGTCGCCGAGGGCATGGCGGCCCACGGCGTCCGGCTGCTTTCCTCCCACGTCCTCGGCTGGGAGGCGGGCGAGATCCGGCCCACCGAGGAGGAGTTCATCGCCCTCTCCCGCGCCCTGTGGTGCCAGCCCGCCAGCCTGATGGGCACCCGCCCCGCCTCCCTCCGCGACTTCCGGGTCGCCCGCGAACTCTCCGCCGACCAGGCCGCCCGGCGCATCGGCGTCTCCCTCCAGGTGTACGAGCAGGCCGAGGCCACCGGCCGCTGGACCGGCGACGAGGACCAGACGTACGCGCTGGCGCACGGGCTCGGCATCGGCCTGCGGGACCTGGTCCGGGTGACCGACCGTCAGGCCGAGCTCGACGGCGTCCTCAAACGGGCCGTGGAGGGCCGCTGGCAGGCCCAGCTGACCCCGCTGGCCCGGCTGGTGCCGGCGCCCGCGGACGCGCTCTCCGCCGCCCTGGCCGCCCTGCAGAACGAGTACCTGGTCCCGACGCACTGGGGCTCCGCCACCCCGGCCGCCGACCGGACCCCGCGCACACCGCACGCGGAGCGCTTCTGGGAACTCCTCGCCGCCGAGGAGTCCGACATCCCGGTCTGA
- a CDS encoding cobalamin biosynthesis protein: MSAAAPYLLGAVAGYLADARFGDPRRGHPVAVFGSAAARLEKALWRDRRDTGAVHTAVCVGTVAAGAALADHALRRSTAGRAALVAAATWTVLGGTSLTREARIVARSLRAGDLDAARERLPHLCGRDPRGLDEGQLARAVVESVAENTADAVVNALTWGAVAGAPGLLAFRAVNTLDAMVGHRSARYRRFGWASARLDDVAGWPGARLTALLTVAAAPEPRRAWRVWRRDGSSHPSPNAGQAESAFAGALGVRLGGTLRYGDGPRPETGVPPAEGWGRTEHRPILGGELRPVTVDDIERACLLSRRVGTLALAVTVGTRVLAGGLRRHTDPSYGHKELP, from the coding sequence CTGAGCGCCGCCGCCCCGTACCTGCTGGGCGCGGTCGCCGGATACCTCGCCGACGCCCGTTTCGGCGATCCCCGGCGCGGCCATCCGGTGGCCGTGTTCGGCAGCGCCGCGGCCCGCCTGGAGAAGGCGCTGTGGCGCGACCGCCGGGACACCGGGGCCGTCCACACCGCCGTCTGCGTGGGCACCGTCGCCGCCGGCGCCGCGCTGGCCGACCACGCCCTGCGGCGCAGCACCGCCGGCCGGGCCGCGCTGGTCGCCGCCGCCACCTGGACCGTGCTCGGCGGTACCTCGCTGACCCGGGAGGCCCGGATCGTCGCCCGGTCGCTGCGCGCCGGCGACCTCGACGCCGCCCGTGAGCGGCTGCCGCATCTGTGCGGACGCGATCCGCGCGGCCTGGACGAGGGTCAGCTGGCCCGCGCGGTGGTCGAGTCGGTGGCCGAGAACACCGCCGACGCCGTGGTGAACGCGCTCACCTGGGGGGCGGTCGCGGGCGCGCCCGGGCTGCTCGCCTTCCGGGCCGTCAACACGCTGGACGCGATGGTGGGTCACCGGTCGGCGCGGTACCGGCGGTTCGGCTGGGCGTCCGCCCGGCTGGACGACGTGGCGGGCTGGCCGGGGGCCCGGCTGACCGCGCTGCTGACGGTGGCGGCGGCGCCCGAACCGCGGAGGGCGTGGCGGGTCTGGCGCCGGGACGGCTCCAGCCATCCGAGCCCGAACGCCGGGCAGGCCGAGTCGGCGTTCGCCGGCGCGCTCGGCGTCCGTCTCGGCGGGACGCTGAGGTACGGCGACGGGCCCCGCCCGGAGACGGGGGTCCCCCCGGCCGAAGGCTGGGGGAGGACGGAGCACCGGCCGATCCTCGGGGGCGAACTCCGTCCGGTCACCGTGGACGACATCGAGCGCGCCTGCCTGCTCTCCCGCCGTGTCGGCACCCTCGCCCTGGCGGTCACCGTCGGCACGCGGGTGCTGGCGGGCGGCCTGCGGCGGCACACGGATCCCTCGTACGGACACAAGGAGCTCCCATGA
- a CDS encoding cobyric acid synthase, translated as MSKALLVAGTTSDAGKSVVTAGICRWLARQGVRVAPFKAQNMSLNSFVTADGAEIGRAQAMQAQAARVEPEAAMNPVLLKPGADGRSQVVLLGRPVAEVGALDYRERKPVLLERALECLADLRDRYDVVVCEGAGSPAEINLRDRDIANMGLATAAGLPVVVVGDIDRGGVFAAMYGTLALLSAEDQRLVAGWFVNKFRGDARLLAPGLEMLRELTGRPVLGTLPMLSGLWLDAEDSLDLSTVVQRGDTAAPVGADVLRVAVVRFPRLSNFTDVDALAQEPGVLVRWATRPEELADADLVVLPGTRATVADLAWLRERGMEAPLRARAAAGLPVLGVCGGYQMLGRTIVDEVESKAGAVDGLGLLPTRVVFGAEKVLARPVGEAYGERVEGYEIHHGVVSVEGGDEPFLDGCRVGAVWGTTWHGALENDGFRRALLREVAGMAGRDFTPAPDTSFAALREERLDRLGDLIEEHADTDALWKLIEGGAPGGLPILPPGAPLGVATHE; from the coding sequence ATGAGCAAGGCCCTGCTGGTCGCGGGGACGACCTCGGACGCCGGGAAGAGCGTGGTCACCGCCGGGATCTGCCGGTGGCTGGCCCGGCAGGGCGTGCGGGTGGCGCCGTTCAAGGCGCAGAACATGTCGCTGAACTCCTTCGTCACCGCCGACGGCGCCGAGATCGGCCGCGCCCAGGCGATGCAGGCGCAGGCCGCCCGGGTCGAGCCGGAGGCGGCGATGAACCCGGTGCTGCTCAAGCCCGGGGCGGACGGCCGCAGCCAGGTGGTGCTGCTGGGCCGGCCGGTGGCCGAGGTCGGCGCGCTGGACTACCGGGAGCGCAAGCCGGTGCTGCTGGAGCGGGCGCTGGAGTGCCTGGCGGACCTGCGCGACCGGTACGACGTGGTGGTCTGCGAGGGCGCGGGTTCGCCCGCCGAGATCAACCTGCGGGACCGGGACATCGCCAACATGGGCCTGGCCACGGCGGCGGGCCTGCCGGTGGTGGTGGTCGGCGACATCGACCGCGGCGGGGTGTTCGCCGCGATGTACGGGACGCTGGCGCTGCTGTCGGCGGAGGACCAGCGGCTGGTGGCGGGCTGGTTCGTCAACAAGTTCCGCGGCGACGCGCGGCTGCTGGCGCCGGGGCTGGAGATGCTGCGCGAGCTGACCGGCCGTCCGGTGCTGGGCACCCTGCCGATGCTGTCCGGGCTGTGGCTGGACGCCGAGGACTCGCTGGACCTGTCCACGGTGGTGCAGCGCGGCGACACCGCGGCGCCGGTCGGGGCGGACGTGCTGCGGGTGGCCGTGGTGCGCTTCCCGCGGCTGTCGAACTTCACCGACGTGGACGCGCTGGCGCAGGAGCCGGGGGTGCTGGTCCGCTGGGCGACCCGGCCGGAGGAGCTGGCCGACGCCGACCTGGTGGTGCTGCCCGGTACCCGGGCGACCGTCGCCGACCTGGCGTGGCTGCGCGAGCGCGGCATGGAGGCGCCGCTGCGGGCGCGGGCGGCGGCCGGGCTGCCGGTGCTCGGGGTGTGCGGCGGCTACCAGATGCTCGGCCGGACCATCGTGGACGAGGTCGAGTCGAAGGCCGGCGCGGTGGACGGGCTCGGGCTGCTGCCGACCCGGGTGGTGTTCGGCGCCGAGAAGGTGCTGGCCCGGCCGGTCGGCGAGGCGTACGGGGAGCGGGTCGAGGGGTACGAGATCCACCACGGAGTGGTGTCGGTCGAGGGCGGGGACGAACCGTTCCTGGACGGGTGCCGGGTGGGAGCGGTGTGGGGGACGACCTGGCACGGCGCGCTGGAGAACGACGGCTTCCGGCGGGCGCTGCTGCGCGAGGTGGCGGGGATGGCCGGGCGGGACTTCACCCCGGCGCCGGACACCTCGTTCGCCGCGCTGCGCGAGGAGCGGCTGGACCGGCTGGGGGACCTGATCGAGGAACACGCGGACACCGACGCGCTGTGGAAGCTGATCGAGGGCGGGGCGCCCGGCGGACTGCCGATCCTGCCGCCCGGAGCACCCTTGGGAGTGGCAACGCATGAGTGA
- a CDS encoding alpha/beta hydrolase encodes MRWGTAAIVAAAAVGTGAAFLLLGRRVSERSLRPGSAEHYPTVVRVHDLGSGRVTVTRTPDTLRPGHYALEWAGGGHAVIGEVLGGDAQSVTRRLERADGGTLAVGIEVRVTPLVHLGDPRTALGLDFTETAVDGELGVMPAWYVPAIRGTWVILVHGPGSDRRQALPVIPLLHALRMPTLTITYRGDPDAPAPPDGLGHFGETEWRDVEAAIRFALDCGAGKVVLYGWSLGATMALQTAARSTWRDAVAGLVLDSPVLDLSASVRREAVRAGVPAPLAGLGALAAEGRSGVDLASFARIAEGRDLHMPTLVLHSPVDGVAPWAAAERLARRREDLVSLQAVPGAEHTALWNADPEAYGEALRRWMTPLL; translated from the coding sequence ATGCGTTGGGGAACCGCCGCCATCGTGGCAGCCGCCGCCGTCGGAACCGGGGCGGCCTTCCTGCTGCTCGGCCGCAGGGTGAGCGAGCGCTCGCTGCGGCCGGGCTCCGCCGAGCACTACCCCACCGTCGTCCGGGTCCACGACCTGGGCTCCGGCCGGGTCACCGTCACCCGCACCCCGGACACCCTTCGCCCCGGCCACTACGCCCTGGAGTGGGCCGGGGGCGGCCACGCGGTGATCGGCGAGGTGCTCGGCGGCGACGCGCAGAGCGTCACCCGCCGGCTGGAACGCGCGGACGGCGGCACCCTCGCGGTCGGCATCGAGGTGCGGGTCACCCCGCTGGTGCACCTGGGTGATCCGCGGACCGCGCTCGGCCTGGACTTCACCGAGACCGCCGTGGACGGCGAGCTCGGCGTGATGCCCGCCTGGTACGTCCCGGCGATCCGCGGGACGTGGGTGATCCTGGTGCACGGTCCGGGCAGCGACCGGCGGCAGGCGCTCCCGGTGATCCCGCTGCTGCACGCCCTCCGGATGCCCACGCTGACCATCACCTACCGCGGCGACCCGGACGCGCCGGCCCCGCCCGACGGCCTCGGCCACTTCGGCGAGACGGAGTGGCGGGACGTCGAGGCCGCGATCCGGTTCGCGCTGGACTGCGGCGCCGGCAAGGTCGTCCTGTACGGCTGGTCGCTCGGCGCCACCATGGCGCTGCAGACCGCCGCCCGCTCGACCTGGCGGGACGCCGTCGCCGGGCTGGTGCTGGACTCCCCGGTGCTGGACCTGTCCGCCTCCGTCCGGCGGGAGGCGGTCCGGGCCGGGGTACCCGCCCCGCTGGCCGGGCTCGGCGCGCTGGCCGCGGAGGGCCGCTCCGGGGTGGACCTGGCGAGCTTCGCGCGGATCGCCGAGGGGCGCGACCTGCACATGCCGACCCTGGTGCTGCACAGCCCGGTGGACGGGGTGGCGCCCTGGGCCGCCGCCGAGCGGCTCGCCCGGCGGCGGGAGGACCTGGTCAGCCTGCAGGCCGTTCCGGGCGCCGAGCACACCGCGCTCTGGAACGCCGACCCGGAGGCGTACGGCGAGGCGCTGCGGCGCTGGATGACCCCGCTGCTCTGA